The sequence below is a genomic window from Kitasatospora kifunensis.
TGCCGCTGCTGGTGGGCCTGACCGTGGTGGCCAGTGCGCTGCCGCTGAGCCTGAGTCTGGCGGCGCTGGCGCCGGGCGGTCAGCTCCTGCGCAGCCGGCGCAGCACCCGCCCGCCCAGGAAGGGCAGCAGGTAGCCGACGGCCGCGCCGGGCACGTGCCGGGCCAGTCCCGTGTCACGCAGCTCGCGCAGCACCCCGCGGCTGTGGTGCGGTTGACCGGCCAGCAGGAAGGCCAGCGCGAAGCGCAGGTGGTGCCAGGCCAGCACCCGGGCGAAGCCGGCCTCGGTCAGCGAGGTCCCGGGCCGCTCGCGGTGCAGCATCATCAGCATCCGGCGGTACAGGCGGGGCAGGTCCTTGCTGTAGCCGGTGGGCTCGTCGCGGTAGACCACCAGCGGGACGTCGAGTTTGACGGCCGGTCCCAGCCTGGCGCAGCGCAGCCACAGGTCCCAGTCCTCGGCGCCGTCCAGCGCCGGATCGAAGCCGCCGCAGGCGGTCAGCACCTCGGTGCGGACCAGGACGGTGGAGGTCTGGAACCGGTTGAGCACCAGGAGGTCCCGGTAGTGCAGCACGGTCTCGGTCTCCGGTGCCATGGCGTTGCCGTCCGGGCGGCTCAGCGCGGACGGCGTGCGGACCCAGTCGCCCGCGAGCAGTACCGCCTCGGGCCGGCGGTGGGCGATGGCGAGTTGTCGGGCCAGCTTGCCCGGCAGCCAGAGGTCGTCCGCGTCGAGAAAGGCCACCCAGGGCTGGGTGGCCGCGCGGAGCCCGCAGTTGCGGGCCGCCGAGGGGCCCTGGTTGCGCTGCTCGATCACCTCGACCCCGGGGAAGGAGGCGGCCACGGCGGCCGTGCCGTCCTTCGAGCCGTCGTCGACGACGATCACCTGTGCCGGTGGCGGCAGCTGGGCCAGCGCGGAGGCCAGTGCCGGGCCCAGGGTCAGCTCCGCGTTGTACGCGGCGATCACCACGCTGACGGGCGCCAGGTCTTCGGCCATCCCGCACCTCCTCATCCGCTCGGTCAGGGGCTGTTGCGTCGTCGTCCGGCGGGCATGGCCGGTGGTCGCCCTCATGGTGCGGCGTCGACGGGTCGGGCCTGGGCAGCCGGTAGGCGTGGCGTGCGGGGTGCAAGCCATCCGGCGGATGCCAAGGCGCGTCGGAACGGGCTGTGCCTGCGCCGGCCGCTAGCCTCGAAGGCTCAAGTTCCCACCCCACCCCACTCGATGCCCGGCCAAGGCCCTGGCCCTGGTCCGGCATGCCTGTTGACGGAGCGGAGCCGCCGTGGTCCCCATGACGTTGCAAGAGATCGCCGAGGCCGTCGGCGGTGTGCTGTACGACGCGCCCGACCCGAAGGCGTTGGTCGACCGCCCCGCGGTGATCAACTCCCAGCTCGCCGATCACGGCTCGCTCTTCGTCGCGCTGGCCGGCGAGCGCACCGACGGCCACCGTTTCGCGCGCGCCGCCGTCGCCGCCGGCGCGGTGGGGGTGCTGGCCGCGCGCCCGGTGGGGGTGCCCGCCGTGGTCGTCCCCGACGTGATCACCGCGCTGGCCCAGTTGGCCAGGGCGGTCTTCGCCAGGCTGGCGGCGCCCACGGTGGTCGCGCTGACCGGCTCGGCCGGCAAGACCAGCACCAAGGACCTGCTCGCCCAGGTGCTGGAGACCATGGACACCACGCTGGCCACCCCGCGATCGTTCAACAACGAGATCGGCCTGCCGCTGACCGTGCTCGGCGCGGAGAGCGACACCCGCTACCTGGTGGCCGAGATGGGTGCCAGCCGGGCCGGGCACATCGCCTACCTGACCGGGATCCTGGCGCCGACCGTGGGCCTGGTGACCAACGTCGGCACCGCGCACATCGGCGAGTTCGGCGGCAGCAAGGAGGCGATCGCCTCCGCGAAGAGCGAGTTGATCCAGGCGCTGCCGGCCGACGGCCTGGCGGTGCTCAACGCCGACGACCCGTACGTGATGTCGATGGCCGCCGCCTCCGCGGCTCCGATTCTGACGTTCGGTCAGAGTGTGGGCGACGTACGGGCCATCGAGGTGGGTCTGGACGCGGCCGGGCGTCCTTCCTTCACGCTGACTCACCAGGGCGCCGCCGCCCGGGTCGAGTTGGGGATGTACGGACTGCACCACGTCGCCAACGCCAACGCGGCCGCCGCCGTCGCGCTCGGCCTCGGCGCCGGACTCGACCAGGTCGCCGAAGCACTCAGCGCAGCCAGGCAGTTGACGCCGGGGCGGATGGAGGTCAGCGAGCGCCCGGACGGGATCACCGTGGTCAACGACGCGTTCAACGCGAACCCCGACTCGATGGAGGTGGCGCTGCGTGCCGTGGCCGCGATGGCCGACGGCCGCCGCCGGGTGGTCGCCGTTCTCGGGGAGATGCGCGAGCTGGGCGATGAATCGGCGGCCCACCACGCCGAACTGGGCCGCCGGGTGGCGGCCACCGGTGTCACCGAGCTGATCGCGGTCGGTGACACCGAAGCCGCGCTGGTCCACGCCCAGGCACGGGCCGGCGGCGTGGACAGCACGCTGGTCCCCGATCGGCAGGCGGCGCTCGACCTCCTGCTCGCCTCGCTGCGCCCCGGCGATCTGGTCCTGCTCAAGGGCTCGCACACCGCCGGCCTGGAGGAGACCGCCCACCGCCTGCGGGACTGCGCGCCGACCGCGCAGACCGTTACGGGCTGACGCGCGCGAAGAGGGTCCGGCTCAGAGTTCGTTGAGCGGGACGTCCGGGTCGGCAAGGGCCTGCTGGTCGACGGGGCGGGCGGAGCGGACCAGCTCGCGGATCGGATCGGTGACGTCCCAGACGTTGACGTTCATCCCCGCCAGGACGCGGTCGCCCGCCAGCCAGAAGGCGATGAACTCGCGGCCCGCCACGTCGCCGCGGAAGACCACGCGGTCGTAGGCGTCGGGCTCGACGTAGCCGGTGTACTCCATGCCGAAGTCTTCGTACTGGTCGGTGTAGAAGTACGGGATCCGGTCGAAGG
It includes:
- a CDS encoding UDP-N-acetylmuramoyl-tripeptide--D-alanyl-D-alanine ligase encodes the protein MVPMTLQEIAEAVGGVLYDAPDPKALVDRPAVINSQLADHGSLFVALAGERTDGHRFARAAVAAGAVGVLAARPVGVPAVVVPDVITALAQLARAVFARLAAPTVVALTGSAGKTSTKDLLAQVLETMDTTLATPRSFNNEIGLPLTVLGAESDTRYLVAEMGASRAGHIAYLTGILAPTVGLVTNVGTAHIGEFGGSKEAIASAKSELIQALPADGLAVLNADDPYVMSMAAASAAPILTFGQSVGDVRAIEVGLDAAGRPSFTLTHQGAAARVELGMYGLHHVANANAAAAVALGLGAGLDQVAEALSAARQLTPGRMEVSERPDGITVVNDAFNANPDSMEVALRAVAAMADGRRRVVAVLGEMRELGDESAAHHAELGRRVAATGVTELIAVGDTEAALVHAQARAGGVDSTLVPDRQAALDLLLASLRPGDLVLLKGSHTAGLEETAHRLRDCAPTAQTVTG
- a CDS encoding glycosyltransferase family 2 protein yields the protein MAEDLAPVSVVIAAYNAELTLGPALASALAQLPPPAQVIVVDDGSKDGTAAVAASFPGVEVIEQRNQGPSAARNCGLRAATQPWVAFLDADDLWLPGKLARQLAIAHRRPEAVLLAGDWVRTPSALSRPDGNAMAPETETVLHYRDLLVLNRFQTSTVLVRTEVLTACGGFDPALDGAEDWDLWLRCARLGPAVKLDVPLVVYRDEPTGYSKDLPRLYRRMLMMLHRERPGTSLTEAGFARVLAWHHLRFALAFLLAGQPHHSRGVLRELRDTGLARHVPGAAVGYLLPFLGGRVLRRLRRS